ACAACTCGCATCGCGGAACTTAATCCAGGTCTGCTGTGCATTAATTAATTTTTGTTTTCTGTATTTGTCTAACTTTGGCAAGAGTTGTTGATAAACTCGATTCAATTTTTTATCGGCATTTTGATAAGAGAACAAAGCGCATTGATTGATTTCTAACTGAGTTTGAGCATTATTACAGTTGAGCTTTTGACTTAAGTAGATTTTTGGCATATCAGGCGTTGAGTTTGCCATTGTCACAGCAGCGGTAGATAAACTGCTGAAGGTTAGCATAGAGATAACAGTAGGTAATAACTGACGCATAGTAATAAATCAAATTATGTATAGCCAAACAATAGCAGAAAATCTGGCTGTGGGAGTGTCAAACATCAAAAAACCTATCGCTAGGGAGAAGTTTATATCTTACAAAGTTGTTAAGAATAATTTGATGAGTAAGTAATTAAATATAAAATGATCGTAATAGCCCTATTAGCGATGGCGTAGCCTCTGTCTACGACACGCTCCGCGTCACGCAGGGAAGGTAGAGAAACTTTACCTTTAGGGTAGCGCAACTACAAACATTTTGCGTTTTTTAAGTTTAACTACCTATTTTATTTTTCCTAATTCACTTTTTATACTTATGAAACGTTCCGCTCACCTGATTTTTAATCCAGTTGCAGATCAGGGAGACCCAGAACAACAATTAGTACAGATTCGAGCAATATTAGAGCCAGAAATCGCAAAATTCAGGAGTTAGTAGCTTTGAAACTTGTGTCAGAACCGTCCATCGCCAAAAAAATTCACAAGATGAAACAGCGGGTACAATGGCAAAACCCGTTAATTCTGGAACGGGGCATTGACCAGACTCGGCTAATGCTGGATGATGGTCAAGGGGATGATGATGAGTTTTCGTTTTTGGTTATCGGTGATAGTGGTTCAGGAACACATCCCAGACATAATCCCCAACGACGAGTGGCTGAACTGATGCTACCTCATCGCGATCAATGCCGTTTTATGTTGCATACGGGGGATGTAATTTATTTGGTGGGGTCGAGTGAGTTCTACCAAAAAAATTTTATTAACCCTTACCGAGAGTTTCTGGTGGGTGGAGAACATCCGCAACAGATCGCTTATGACCAGATGGTTTTCACTCTGCCTATTTTACCAGTACCGGGAAATCATGATTACTATGACCTGCCGATTTTATTGAGCTTGCTGTCTTTGACAACTTTACCAATTCGGCGGCTATTGCGATCGCGTTTAGAACTGAATGTTGGTTTACATGGTTCCAGAAGCGGTGACGCCTATGCAAGGGCTTTTCTGGATTATCTCAAGGCGTATCAACAGCCGACAGAACTAGCCGAGCATATAAATAAATACTACACTGCCAAAACAGACACAGGTATTTGTCTTGCTTATCAGCCTGGACGCTTTACCCGTCTGCCAAATCGCTATTATACCTTTCGTTATGGTGGTATTGACTTCTTTGCTTTGGATTCTAATACATTTAACGATCCGTCACCACTGCCAACTACACAAGATGGCGTTGCTCAACGTCATCTATTAATCAAGCGACGTGCAGATTTAGAACACCAGAAGCAACAAATCCTGGAGACTTCAGCGCAGATTAATCCTGATAACCCCAGTCAAGCTGAGGAATTGGACGACTTACAGGCTAAATTGTCGCAAATTGAAGAAATTATTGTTGATATCAACAAACAACTCACTTCACAACAAACAACCCAAACTGATACAGAACAACTGGAATGGCTCAAGCACAGACTTATAGAATCTTGGAATACCCCTGAAGTGCGGGGAAGGGTAATTTATTTCCATCATCCACCTTATGTCACCGAAGCCACAAAATGGCAACAGTCCCAAACCTTAGCAATTCGTAGCCACCTACGCGGTGTGTTGGATGAGGTTGCAGAAGTACTAGGTGGATTGACTCAGGGGCGTCCTTTAGTTAATTTGGTGTTAAATGGTCACGCACATTGTTTAGAATACCTGCAAACATTGGACACAGGACACGCTGATGCTCATATGCACTGGCTGATTTGTGGTGGTAGTGGGTTTAGTCTCCGACGCCAGCGGACTGAGGGACCAGATTTGATCGAGAATATTGGGAATGCAGATAAATTAATAGCGCGATCGCAATTCTTCATCGGTCGCAATGGTCAAGGTTCTCAGAAGCGAAGACCCTATTCATGTTTACGCATTGATGTCAAGGGCGGAAACCAACCCAAATTTATTATCCGCCCTTTGATTGCCGAATGGTATCAGCGACAGTGGCATAATTATGAACTTGAACCCTTTGTTATTTAACAAATTTTAGGCGTTTACAGCAGTTTTCAGGACATAACCACACCGTAGGGGCGCAAGGCCTTGCGCCCCTACCTTGCGCCCCTACCGTTTCTGTGTTCATTAGATATAAAAATGTGGTTCATTTACCTGAAAATCGCTGTAAGAGGCTTGCAGCACCTTCTTAGATGTCAAATGGGTTCTATATGACGATTCTGGAAGGCGATTCCTGAACTTTTCGAGTTAGAGGTCTTTTTTCAGGGAGCAACGCGATTTGGTAAGGTGCTAAAACCAGCGAGCTATATGGGTTTCAGCCTACAAGACAGGCAAAATAATACACCTGGTAAAT
The Gloeotrichia echinulata CP02 DNA segment above includes these coding regions:
- a CDS encoding lysozyme inhibitor LprI family protein, translating into MRQLLPTVISMLTFSSLSTAAVTMANSTPDMPKIYLSQKLNCNNAQTQLEINQCALFSYQNADKKLNRVYQQLLPKLDKYRKQKLINAQQTWIKFRDASCEFERSGYEGGSIAPTIYFGCLEKTTQQRTQQLQEYLKSDT
- a CDS encoding metallophosphoesterase, which translates into the protein MKLVSEPSIAKKIHKMKQRVQWQNPLILERGIDQTRLMLDDGQGDDDEFSFLVIGDSGSGTHPRHNPQRRVAELMLPHRDQCRFMLHTGDVIYLVGSSEFYQKNFINPYREFLVGGEHPQQIAYDQMVFTLPILPVPGNHDYYDLPILLSLLSLTTLPIRRLLRSRLELNVGLHGSRSGDAYARAFLDYLKAYQQPTELAEHINKYYTAKTDTGICLAYQPGRFTRLPNRYYTFRYGGIDFFALDSNTFNDPSPLPTTQDGVAQRHLLIKRRADLEHQKQQILETSAQINPDNPSQAEELDDLQAKLSQIEEIIVDINKQLTSQQTTQTDTEQLEWLKHRLIESWNTPEVRGRVIYFHHPPYVTEATKWQQSQTLAIRSHLRGVLDEVAEVLGGLTQGRPLVNLVLNGHAHCLEYLQTLDTGHADAHMHWLICGGSGFSLRRQRTEGPDLIENIGNADKLIARSQFFIGRNGQGSQKRRPYSCLRIDVKGGNQPKFIIRPLIAEWYQRQWHNYELEPFVI